Proteins co-encoded in one Ictalurus furcatus strain D&B chromosome 9, Billie_1.0, whole genome shotgun sequence genomic window:
- the LOC128613086 gene encoding probable rhodanese domain-containing dual specificity protein phosphatase, translated as MDPVILLGGYSAFHSLYPFLCTPRMVLLESERRLLTIYPSEILEGALYQGSASQAQDYRIIKNLHITHVVNATAEISDAFPNVLRYLRLRLSDDAQQDLRQALPEASRFIAAALRGSPGSPGGRVLVHCSLGRSRSSVLTLGFLMEQRRWSLLHAFQWLKERRTCAAPNAGFLRQLSEYEEQLFGRRLTSLDDIRL; from the coding sequence ATGGACCCTGTCATCCTGCTGGGCGGCTACTCGGCCTTCCACTCGCTCTACCCCTTCCTGTGTACACCTCGGATGGTCCTGCTCGAGTCTGAGCGCCGCCTCCTCACCATCTATCCCTCTGAGATCCTGGAAGGGGCACTGTACCAAGGTTCTGCCTCGCAAGCACAGGACTACCGCATCATAAAGAACCTGCATATCACACATGTGGTCAACGCCACCGCCGAGATCTCAGATGCCTTCCCCAATGTCCTGAGGTATCTGCGACTCCGGCTCAGTGACGACGCCCAACAGGACCTTCGCCAGGCACTTCCGGAAGCTTCCCGTTTCATAGCAGCAGCCCTGAGGGGTTCACCGGGCTCACCAGGAGGGCGTGTGCTAGTGCACTGCAGCCTGGGACGGAGCCGCAGCTCGGTGTTGACACTGGGCTTCCTGATGGAACAGCGCCGCTGGTCTCTACTTCATGCTTTCCAGTGGCTCAAAGAGAGGCGCACTTGTGCGGCACCAAATGCCGGGTTCCTTCGTCAACTCTCTGAATACGAGGAGCAATTGTTTGGGAGACGCCTAACATCGCTTGATGACATTCGGCTCTGA